Proteins from a single region of Harpia harpyja isolate bHarHar1 chromosome 14, bHarHar1 primary haplotype, whole genome shotgun sequence:
- the LACTB gene encoding serine beta-lactamase-like protein LACTB, mitochondrial — translation MRSELGPSERSGAAGGACRAPGEAVARRRGAAMYGLARALRRAAAAGRAGRPPARRRGGGGAGARPWGWGLALGLALGVKAPTAAGCEADGGQEAEGKENPLPPPRGFGAAVERSRDLLRRIKDEAGIPGILVGVSVDGKEVWSEGLGYADVENRVVCKPETIMRIASISKCLTMMAVAKLWEEGKLDLDAPVQKYVPEFPEKVYEGEKVAITTRLLVSHLSGIRHYEKDITKVKEEKEKANRAFKLTKPYQDKEQKEKEGKGIEKTDSVKPRKEHEGEVKSRNSKPGRRDKEFEQEEYYLKEKFESVIESLKIFKNDPLFFKPGSQFLYSTYGFTLLSAVVERVSGQKFTDYMLKMFRDLDMLSTVLDDNEAMIYNRARCYVYNKKGRLVNAPYVDNSYKWAGGGFLSSVGDLLKFGNALLYSYQAGQFKNTNGKLLPGYLKPDTVAMMWTPVPKTEVSWDRDGKYAMAWAVVEKKQQYGCCRQQRHYASHTGGAVGASSVLLILPEELDSEAIDTGLVAPPRGVVVSIICNMQSVSLNSTALKIAREFDKEKWAQYID, via the exons ATGCGCTCGGAGCTCGGCCCGAGCGAGCGCTCGGGAGCGGCTGGAGGTGCCTGTCGGGCACCCGGCGAGGCAGTGGCGAGGAGGCGCGGCGCGGCCATGTACGGCCTGGCCAGGGCCctgcggcgggcggcggccgccgggcgggccgggcggcCTCCGGCGCGCCGGCGAgggggcggcggtgccggggcgcggccctggggctgggggctggcgcTGGGGCTGGCGCTGGGGGTGAAGGCGCCGACGGCGGCGGGCTGCGAGGCTGACGGCGGGCAGGAGGCGGAGGGGAAGGAGAATCCGCTGCCGCCCCCTCGGGGCTTCGGCGCGGCCGTCGAGAGGAGCAGGGACCTGCTGCGGAGGATTAAG gatGAAGCAGGAATCCCAGGTATACTAGTTGGAGTTTCTGTAGATGGAAAGGAAGTCTGGTCAGAAG gtttGGGTTATGCTGATGTAGAGAATCGTGTAGTATGTAAGCCAGAGACGATCATGCGAATTGCTAGTATTAGCAAGTGTCTTACAATGATGGCTGTTGCTAAATTGTGGGAAGAGGGGAAACTGGATTTAGATGCTCCAGTGCAGAAATATGTCCCTGAATTTCCAGAAAAAGTCTACGAGGGTGAAAAG GTTGCTATTACTACAAGACTGTTAGTTTCACACTTGAGTGGGATTCGTCACTATGAAAAAGATATTAcaaaagtaaaggaagaaaaggaaaaggcaaacagAGCATTTAAACTAACAAAACCCTATCAggataaagaacaaaaagaaaaagaaggcaaagGAATTGAAAAGACTGATTCTGTCAAACCAAGGAAAGAACATGAAGGTGAGGTAAAAAGCCGAAATTCAAAACCTGGCAGGAGAGACAAGGAATTTGAGCAAGAAGAGTattatttgaaggaaaaatttgaaagcgTGATTGAATCactgaagatatttaaaaatgatCCTTTATTCTTTAAACCAG GTAGTCAGTTCTTGTATTCAACGTATGGCTTTACGCTCTTAAGCGCTGTTGTGGAGAGAGTTTCAGGACAAAAATTTACGGACTACATGCTAAAAATGTTTCGTGATTTGGATATGCTGTCAACTGTACTAGATGACAATGAAGCAATGATATATAACAGAGCAAG GTGTTATGTTTACAACAAAAAGGGACGGCTGGTAAATGCACCGTATGTGGACAACTCTTACAAGTGGGCTGGTGGTGGCTTTCTGTCATCAGTAGGTGACCTTCTGAAATTTGGAAATGCCTTGTTGTACAGTTATCAAGCCGGACAGTTTAAAAACACCAATGGCAAACTTCTTCCTGGGTACCTCAAACCAGACACAGTCGCAATGATGTGGACCCCAGTGCCAAAAACGGAAGTATCGTGGGACAGGGATGGTAAATATGCAATGGCTTGGGCTGTCGtagagaaaaaacaacagtatGGCTGTTGCAGACAGCAGAGACACTATGCATCTCATACGGGTGGTGCAGTGGGGGCAAGTAGTGTCCTTCTAATTCTTCCTGAAGAGCTGGACTCTGAAGCTATAGATACTGGGCTAGTGGCACCACCTAGAGGAGTAGTTGTTAGTATTATCTGTAATATGCAATCGGTTTCACTCAACAGCACTGCCTTAAAGATTGCAAGGGAATTTGATAAAGAAAAATGGGCGCAatatatagattaa